The nucleotide window ATCGCACAGTTGGAGTTTGAGCGATACGATGGCATCAAACAAGAAGCTATTAGCCTGGGTTTGTGGGACTGAGATTTGAGATTATGGTAGCAGCCGATATCCTTTGAACTGGCAGTAGATCAAGGTGGAAAAGCATGGAGGTTTTCTTGGTATCATAGGTATTATTACGGTTCGCATATACTATCGAAAGCAGCGATAGGTGGTTGTAGTGTTCTCATTCAAAAGATAGTCTCCTTCCCTATTCGCCACATGCCTCATGAGAAACTATGCTTCACTCCATTCATGTCGGTTAATCAGACTCCTCTCGATGTCCCAATACATCTAACTATAGTGATCACACTCCTCTTGACATGGCTTAGATGATCTCTTACCATTTTCATAACTCCTTTGCATTTCCTCCAACAGCTCAGGACAGGGTTCGCCCCGTCTATTCGCATCCCCACATAATAGTTTTCTCGTGCCTTTGTATGATGGCATCTCATCGAGTAGAGAGCTATTCGAAGGGCGTACATAGCCGGCATAGTGAACTGGGGAGATGTGCTGGCATTTGTATATCGTGTGGTCGAGGACGCACATTTTTGGGAGTTATGCGGTAGGTGTGCAGTGTGTTGCTTATCGGTATCAAGTAGTTGGGTAAGGAAGAGTTAGAAGGAGAGAGGGGTTTATAGTCTTGAGTGAGTGAATGACTGCGATATGATGTAGCCGCACCTCTTCACAGCCCCAGCACATCCCGAGCATTTGCAAAACACAACAAGGTCAATCACACTGTAACAAATATACCAATAATGCTAATAATAGAGAATTTGAATCCAACGCCAACCAAATCAACACACCCCCCGCTCTATGCCTGCCCGAAAACCAATCCAAAGCCGTGTATTTACACTTGTTACAAAGGTAAAAATATGCCAACACGCCAAAGTCTACTTGACCAGCACCGGCGCCGCCTTACCCGCCTTCTCAGCGGCGATATTAGCGAGCTTCTGTAGCTTATCGGCGCGAACCTGGCGGAAGTAGCGGAAGAGGAGGATAAAGGATAATTCGATGCGCTCCTTGGTCATCATGAGGAAGCCCTGGACGAGCAGACCCTTGAGGATTTGGGGACCGATGCCCTTGAAGAGTGCCAGGGCGCCTTCGTGCTCGATGATGTACTTCATGACTTCGGTGAAGGATTTGAAGGGCTTTCCGTTCCTGGATGGCGGGGGTTTTGATTGGAGACCGACTTTTGCGACGATGAGGGGCTGGGTTGCGATTGTGGCGAGGGTTTTGGAGAGGGAACCTAGGACTGGGGTGTGTTAGCATTTCTCACGTGGCTGTGGTGGTTGTATGAACTTACGGAATGCCTCGAGGGGTTTCAGCGTCTTCTTTCCTGGATACAGGACCTCGCGCAGCCTTTGGTAAGCGCCGTATGTAATTGAGGGGTTGACTACGAGCACCAAGCTTGCCCTCAGTCCTCGCCAGAGACCCGTCCAGCCGTCTTCTCCATTGATGACATCCATGGCAGTCTCAACCATGCCTTTTCGCTCCGCCTTGCTCATCGTCTGCTGTCTCGTCGTCACGACGGCGACAGGGATTGTGAACAATTGGGCGAGGGCGCCGGCTACAGCACCAAGGGAAAGCTCGACAGCCGTTCCGGGCGATGTTTGAAGGGTCCGGTTGGCCATGTATAGACTTCGGACGACGGTATACCAGTAAAAATAAGCAAAGTTGGTCGATGCTACGCCGAGCAGAGCGCCTCCCATGCCAGCATAGAGCCCAGAGACACCCTCCTGCGCGATAACCTTCCGGATCGCGTCCATGGCGCCATCGTAGTGTTCTTCATCGGCAGGATTGATAGCGCCGGCTGTCGGGGAGCGCTTAACTTGTACCTGTAACCGTGTCTTGATCCTGAGGTTTTGTCAACTTTTTGTTGCCAAGGCCTCGGGTATGTTGCGACTTACAAGTCCAGAGGATAAACCAGCGTATTGGCGATGACGGCACCAGCGGCGCCTGCGACGGCATTACCCCATGGCGGCAGAGTCTCTAGCTTGGACTGACCGGCCATGACAATGGTCGGAGAAAGTGTTGCTGTGGGTTGGGACCGGGTGCTTGCGAGCGCGAAAGACGTAACCGGCAGAGGGGTAGTTATGTGATGAAGGCTATGGTCTTGCGCTATCTCATGGTAACCGGAGATTTCTAATGAATAAAGATGTGGGTATCGGGAGTGTTAAAAGCGGGTAGGATAGATTATTCATGGTGCTCCGCGATGCGATAGCGCTTGGTCGCATGCATGGATGGCTGACCTGTCCCGAGGTTCCAAAGGCCGAGGTTCAGGCTCGGCCATGACGACACACGACGTGACCTAAGCGTCTTCCTTCACCGTGACATGCCTAAATCGTCGTCGGCTAGTTCACACAACCAAGCCTTGCATGGTTCCTGCTTCAATAGAGAGATTTTCCAATCAACTGCCTTCCCTACGTAATTGCCTCCTCCTGATCGGGATGGCAGTCGCGACTGGCGTTTGCAGAGGCGGCCGTGCACCGCGCTAGCCCTCCAGCTACAAGCCACAACACCATGAGCACATTGCGCCTTCTACGGGCACTCTAACGCACCGTCATGACCTAAAAAAACTAACATCGTTTCTTTCTTCTGGTATTGCTGATATATCATCAACACCCTTACGGCTCGTGCCATCGACAATGACTGACCGGGCTActgagcttgaggctctcaaagCCGCTGCAAGCGTATGTTATGTTCACAGTGAACCCTGTGGTCGCAGTAAACAAAAGCATCATTGCGGCATGTAGTAATCTCAACCACAGAAGTACCGCACACAGCTGAAAACGGCCGCCACCAAGGATGAAGCGCAAGACTTGGCCCTAAGCGCAGCCGAAAGCCTCATGAAAGCCATGAAGTTGTCGTCAAACTCGAACGAGAGGACGCAACTCCACGCACAGTGTATCGAAGCCATGAACGATGCTGATAGTATCAAGAAGAATGAGCAATGGACACCTCCAAATGCGCCGCCGCCCAGTTCCCAAAATGAACGCATCAGCCACTGGGCTGCGGAAGTGACCGTACACGATAGCAGTACCCCGTCAAATTGGTCTCGTCACGACTCTCCTTCAAGCACTGCATACCCATTTTCTGATGCTTTGTCCAGTGCACCAACTCTACAGCGACCTTCGCCACTGCTTGATCTTTCGGACTCTCCTTTCTCTGTCAACAAAACAAGGGCATCAGCTAATGTATCTCACGAAGAACATCAGAGTGCTCAAACCGGCAATAGCACTGAAAATGTCAACACTGGCATGACACCGTCTGTGCCGACCTATCCCCCCAATTTGCTATCCCTGGCTAATGGTTCCTCGTCCGCCCCCCACACCCAGATACATAAGTTACGGGAGCCGGTATCCAGCAGGACTCTAACCAAAAAGGAGCAGATTATCTTGCTAAGGTCCTCGATGGTCAACGGTTTCAAGTTTCCGCCATGGGACCGGGTTCCATCACCAGACGAGTTTCTACGCCAAGACGGCCCACACCCGTTCATGTGAGTTTGACAAGTTCCGGACATTGCTTGCAAGTATGCTAACAATTACAGTGAACTACCTGAGCTAACTCTATCGCCGTATCAGCAGCAGTTCTTTCAGGCTTGGCTACCTTCTAGACAAGCCATTCCACCACCTTCCCTCATTCCCCACGGTAGTGCCAGTGTTGGGCCCGTGATGTCTAGCCCGAGAGCCCTCGATCTTGTACAGGATGCAGCATCAGATTGCTCGGTAGTGACAAGTTTGTGCGCTGGAGCTGCTCGTGCAGAACGCGGCCATGATCAGGTATGACTTATCCTATGGCTCCTACTTTCAGAATTAACGACCCTAGATTATCCGGGATAAACTGTATCCATACGACAAGCAGAGAAAGACGCCCGTGCTCTCTTCCAACGGCAAATACATTGCGCGATTCTATTTCAATGGCTGCTGGAGGAAGGTCCTCATCGACGATCGCTTACCCGTCTCAAACACCTATCGGCTGCTTCACGTTCACGACCGCCGTAACCCAGCATTGCTATGGCCACCACTCCTAGAGAAAGCCTACCTCAAAGTTCGAGGTGGCTACGACTTCCCAGGCAGTAGTTCCTGTAGTGACCTGTTCACAATGACTGGCTGGATTCCAGAGCAAGTCTTCTTGCAAGAGTAAGTGATGTTCGCAGGTGCTTTGGATGGTACTAACGTCTCTAGGACCGACACTGTTCCCGATCAGCTGTGGAAACGCATCTACAACGCTTTCATGTATGGAGATGTCCTTGTCACTGCAGGCACCGGAAAGATGTCGAGCAAACAAGAGCAGGAAGTTGGTCTAGAAGCCCAACACAGTTATGCCGTATTGGACATGAGGGAGGTAGGCCCCGACCGGCTGTTACTTGTCAAGAACCCATGGGTAGAAGGTAAAGGCTGGCGTGGACCTCGCCCATCGGCTGTGGCAGCCATGGATGCGTCTGTATCGGACCGGGAGCCCAATAACAGCCTCGAGTGTTACCACAAGGACAGCATTCCGACTCCTGAGCGACCGCACCCAACAACATTCTGGATCGGACTGGAGCAAGTCATACAGCACTTTGAGGGCCTGTATCTGAACTGGAATCCGGGATTGTTCCAATATCGGCAGGACATTCATTTTCAGTGGAACGTCGGAGCACCAGCACCAGGTGCATGCATTTTCGAGCATCCTCAATTTGCCTTTACCTGTAAAGAAGCGGGTCCGGTGTGGTTTCTTCTAAGCCGCCACTTCCAGGACGCACCGGCGCCTACCAAGAAAGAGTCCGATACAGTCGACGGTGGCGTCATGCTCCCTGAGAGTCAATTCCACACCCACGAAGAGACCCCAAAGGGTTACATGAGCATATACATCTGCAACGGACAGGGAGATCGACTCTACGTCAAGGATACCTACCTAGAGTCCAGCGACTATGTCACAACTCCACAGTGCCTCCTCCGCGATAATGCAAAGGCCAAATCAAGCTACACTGTAGTGATTGATCAGGACGAGTTGCCTTCATCTCTCTACTCTTTCACCTTGTCTGCTTTCGCCAACACGCCAATCACACTGGAGCCGGCAAAGCAGCGATTCCCCATACAAAAGCTGGAAGAGGGAGCGTGGACAAGGCAAACGGCGGGTGGTAGTACTGACTCGGCAAGGTACTTTGACAACCCTCAGTACTCACTCATCATGCGTGAACAGGGCTCGCTAGCGATTCTATTGACGGGTACAGATCACGAACACCCTTTGCATGTAAAACTTGCCATTGGCCACGGTAAGAGACTGTATCGACTCCAGAGCCGAGATGTATTTGGAGACTCTGGCAATCATCGAAGTGGATGTGTCTATGCAGAAATCAAGGACGTCCAGGCGGGATCTTACACGCTCATCTGTTCATTGTTTGAATCTGGACTCACTGGCGGCTACAAACTTCGAGTGGATAGCACCAGCGACATGGAGCTGAAGCAAATTCCGCGCGAGGGGGCGGGGTTGCTTTTGATGAAGCTAGCGCCGGCATGCTTCAGTCCAAGCATCAACAAAGTGGCAGCGCCGCTGCGGCTCATGCGGCTGGCTTCGTATACCATCATTGCCCGCTTCATGAAGGCAACTAGCCCTCGGGCAACGGATACGGACAAGCTAGCCCGGAGTCCGCTACGGCTCTGTGTTGAGATTGGTCGAGGCCCGGATCGCAAGTTCATTACCGCTAGCGAAGGCGGATCTTACGCCGATTCTGCCATGGTTCGGTCCGAGAGCGTTAACATCGATCCGAAGCTGGGCATGCAGGGAGAAGTCTGGCTAGTTCTGGACAGGTTGACTAGCGCTGGGGGTCCTGTGGAGGAGTGGTACGATGTCGAGATCTATGTCGACACGCCCCAGGCATGTGAAGTGGGTGTTTGGCGGGATTACAACTGACGGAGGAGTGGCAGCAGGGGCGGTGTCTGAAGGTGTAGGCGTAGGCGGTGGGCAATGATTTGTATAGTATTGAGTATTGCCGATGACGGCGACTAGGGCCTGACCCTGGTGTCTCGCACTTGGGCGTTGTCACGTACGGACATGGGCGCAAGGGCGAGGTCACATGGAGATTATGGTTTCCGGTGGTGTAGGTCGAATAGTTATCGCGACTCCATCACGAGCTCTCTTACGTCTCATGCGGTTTGAAGCAAGCTTTGGACGGGTGTGAAACATGGTAGGGGTTTGGGCGGGCGGCGAGACTGGACCCAATCAAGGGCTGCACGACCGACCAGTCAATGCATGCTCCTATTGCGCGTTCGGACTTGCAGCAGACGCGAGAAACATGTACAGTATGATAGTGGCACGCTAGAGGGGAGAAAGCGCAACCCGTAGAATGGGCATGATTGAAGATAACCGTGGTTTGGAGTCGCATGTGCATGCTGCCGTCTGTAGCTTTGTGGTCTTGTTTCTTGTTCTCTTCTCAACTCGACTACCCCGCCGCCACTCTCACGGGCCAGGTGAACTGAAAGCTATCCACGGCGCTACGTCAGTGCAGCAGCGCATGCGCCAAGTGACTCGAAAAGCACACCGGCTCGACACTTGACGACACTATTCATCAGTCACCGGATTCAGCTTCGCGCTCTCCCTTCTACTCTATATTGCAACAAACAAGACAGCTCTCGTTTGCCCTACATGGCGGACCCTGTTCCTGAAAAGGGCCCAACTGGCTCCGCGCCTTCCTCGGTCATCAACTCGCGGGATAACTCACGGGCGGCGACTCCCTTGAACGCTGCGGTAGCGGAGAAGGCGCCCGATGACAGCTCAAAGTTCAAGACGTTTCTGGGCATACTGAGGAGGTAACGTAGTACTGCCCTTCTATAGCTGCAGGCGGCACCGCCACACCAAAGACATTGAGGCGCAACTGCTAACTCGGCCTCTCTATGCAGATTCATTGGCGTTTCCGATCTCGCTGCCGTCCGATTCTCCCTCCCCGCCCAACTCCTCGAGCCGAGACCGAATTTGGGTACGTTGTTGGATGCTTTTGCTGTGGTTGAAGCATGGTTCTGACGGATAACAGAGTACTGGCACTACCTAGACCGACCGGACACCTTCATCAGGTCAGAACAGCCCAAGCCACGCTTCCAGGACTTCATACTGACTCGCGCAGCATCGGAGATTCAGACGATGATTTGGGGCGCATGCTCGGAACCCTGCGCTTCTGGTTTACCAAGGACCTGGTATGCGGTACACATACACCGACATGAGTGGCATAGCTAACGTGGCGCAGAAATACGTCAAGGGAAAGCCATGCAAGCCCTACAACTCCACACTGGGCGAGTTCTTCAGGGTACGTGTTTTTCTGATGCCTATGAGAGTTGTCTGCTAACCAACCTACCAGTGTAATTGGAAAATCGAAGATACCCACCCCACGCTCAAGACGCCCAAATCGGCACCCTCGAGCGCCGCCAACAGCGTCAAGGGCGATGGCAAGACTGTCACCGTCTCGTACCTCACCGAGCAGACGTCGCACCACCCTCCCGTTTCTGCCTTTTACGTCGACTGCCCCGAGAAGGGTATCAGCGCACGAGGCTATGATCAGCTTAGCGCAAGGTTTACGGGTACAAGCGTGCGCGTTGTGGCTGGAGCGCACAACTTGGGCATCTTCATCAACCTGAAGAACCGAGATAACGAGGAGTACCAGCTCACACATCCAGCCGCGTACCTGGGGGGCATTCTCCGAGGTATGAGCCGACCAGCAAAGATAAAGATAGCAGGTGCATTTTACTGACAACCCCTATAGGCTCCCTCAATGTGTCCGTTGCGGATAGCTGCTTCATCACCTGCCCAAAGACTGGGCTGAAGACGATTCTAGAGTACCAGGAGGAGGGCTGGCTCGGCCGATCGCAAAACAAGGTTATGGGAGTCATCTTCAAATACGACCCCAGCAAGGATACGGTAATGAAGATCAAGGATGTGCCTGAAAAGGATGTCCTTGCGCGAATAGAAGGCAACTGGCAAGACAAGGTCTACTACACTCTGGGCAGCAAGCCCTACACCAAGGTCCCTGTAAGTACCCGAACGCTGGCATAAAGGGCCAAACTAACGCCTGTTCAGGAGAAGAACCTTATCATCGATCTCAATCCGCTTGACCCCATCCCCAAGATCGTCCCGCCACTTGAGGAGCAGCTTCCCAACGAATCGCTCAAGTTCTGGGACGGCGTGACGAATGCCATAGTAGGCAAACAATACGGGGTTGCCACCACGCTCAAGACGGAAATCGAGGAGAAGCAAAGGGCAAAGGCGGCCGAGCGCAAGGCAGCGGATAAGGAATGGAAGCCACGCTTCTTCACCGGTGCCGTTACCCCCGTGGGCAAACCAGACCTCACCAAGGACGGCGAGGAGGCGCTCAAGGGACTGCACACGGAGAACTACAAGCTTCCACCCAACGACGAATACGCA belongs to Pyrenophora tritici-repentis strain M4 chromosome 10, whole genome shotgun sequence and includes:
- a CDS encoding calpain protease palB-rim-13; translation: MTDRATELEALKAAASKYRTQLKTAATKDEAQDLALSAAESLMKAMKLSSNSNERTQLHAQCIEAMNDADSIKKNEQWTPPNAPPPSSQNERISHWAAEVTVHDSSTPSNWSRHDSPSSTAYPFSDALSSAPTLQRPSPLLDLSDSPFSVNKTRASANVSHEEHQSAQTGNSTENVNTGMTPSVPTYPPNLLSLANGSSSAPHTQIHKLREPVSSRTLTKKEQIILLRSSMVNGFKFPPWDRVPSPDEFLRQDGPHPFIELPELTLSPYQQQFFQAWLPSRQAIPPPSLIPHGSASVGPVMSSPRALDLVQDAASDCSVVTSLCAGAARAERGHDQIIRDKLYPYDKQRKTPVLSSNGKYIARFYFNGCWRKVLIDDRLPVSNTYRLLHVHDRRNPALLWPPLLEKAYLKVRGGYDFPGSSSCSDLFTMTGWIPEQVFLQETDTVPDQLWKRIYNAFMYGDVLVTAGTGKMSSKQEQEVGLEAQHSYAVLDMREVGPDRLLLVKNPWVEGKGWRGPRPSAVAAMDASVSDREPNNSLECYHKDSIPTPERPHPTTFWIGLEQVIQHFEGLYLNWNPGLFQYRQDIHFQWNVGAPAPGACIFEHPQFAFTCKEAGPVWFLLSRHFQDAPAPTKKESDTVDGGVMLPESQFHTHEETPKGYMSIYICNGQGDRLYVKDTYLESSDYVTTPQCLLRDNAKAKSSYTVVIDQDELPSSLYSFTLSAFANTPITLEPAKQRFPIQKLEEGAWTRQTAGGSTDSARYFDNPQYSLIMREQGSLAILLTGTDHEHPLHVKLAIGHGKRLYRLQSRDVFGDSGNHRSGCVYAEIKDVQAGSYTLICSLFESGLTGGYKLRVDSTSDMELKQIPREGAGLLLMKLAPACFSPSINKVAAPLRLMRLASYTIIARFMKATSPRATDTDKLARSPLRLCVEIGRGPDRKFITASEGGSYADSAMVRSESVNIDPKLGMQGEVWLVLDRLTSAGGPVEEWYDVEIYVDTPQACEVGVWRDYN
- a CDS encoding Mito-carr domain containing protein, which codes for MAGQSKLETLPPWGNAVAGAAGAVIANTLVYPLDLIKTRLQVQVKRSPTAGAINPADEEHYDGAMDAIRKVIAQEGVSGLYAGMGGALLGVASTNFAYFYWYTVVRSLYMANRTLQTSPGTAVELSLGAVAGALAQLFTIPVAVVTTRQQTMSKAERKGMVETAMDVINGEDGWTGLWRGLRASLVLVVNPSITYGAYQRLREVLYPGKKTLKPLEAFLLGSLSKTLATIATQPLIVAKVGLQSKPPPSRNGKPFKSFTEVMKYIIEHEGALALFKGIGPQILKGLLVQGFLMMTKERIELSFILLFRYFRQVRADKLQKLANIAAEKAGKAAPVLVK
- a CDS encoding oxysterol-binding protein, with product MADPVPEKGPTGSAPSSVINSRDNSRAATPLNAAVAEKAPDDSSKFKTFLGILRRFIGVSDLAAVRFSLPAQLLEPRPNLEYWHYLDRPDTFISIGDSDDDLGRMLGTLRFWFTKDLKYVKGKPCKPYNSTLGEFFRCNWKIEDTHPTLKTPKSAPSSAANSVKGDGKTVTVSYLTEQTSHHPPVSAFYVDCPEKGISARGYDQLSARFTGTSVRVVAGAHNLGIFINLKNRDNEEYQLTHPAAYLGGILRGSLNVSVADSCFITCPKTGLKTILEYQEEGWLGRSQNKVMGVIFKYDPSKDTVMKIKDVPEKDVLARIEGNWQDKVYYTLGSKPYTKVPEKNLIIDLNPLDPIPKIVPPLEEQLPNESLKFWDGVTNAIVGKQYGVATTLKTEIEEKQRAKAAERKAADKEWKPRFFTGAVTPVGKPDLTKDGEEALKGLHTENYKLPPNDEYAAF